The DNA sequence AGAAAGGTGGGGATAACCTAGTGTGACAATCTAAAAGTTTAACGGCTCACATTACATGTGAGCCGTTAAATCCTCTCGAATATTCTCTTATTTATGAATTTGAGGCCTTTTTTTCTTCCCGATCCAGCTCTGCCATCGCCTCACTTTCCTGCTTATCAATATCGCCCAGAAGCTTCATAGCCTCATCGAGTGTTTCGGCGTACTCTTCATTAAGATCGGTCATATACTGCATATACGCGACCAGCATCTTCACCACCTGCTCACCCTGCTCCTTATCGCTTATCGGCCGGGAAACCAGCTCCTGGATCGCGACCTTCGCTTCGTCAAACTTCTCTTGTTCTAGAAGCGCTTTAACATCTTGAGTGACAGTGTTACTCATGTTTATTTTGCTTATCGATACGGGCAATATGTTCGTTTATGATATCTATTTTACAATCACGGCATTCATCTTCAGCGAGTTTCTCGTCCTCAAGCATCTCGCGTAATGCCACTACAACCTCATCGCGGTACCTTCGCACGGTCGCTGCATCCTTTCCTTCTGCTCGATCAGTAACACGTCTCAACCTGGCAGAAAGACCGTTTCCGAAGAAAGGATGCACCGGAGTATTCAAAACAGTATTCCTCACATCTTCCTTCACTAGCGGCAAAAACAACTTCTCGTAGTATTCCTTCAGGAACTTTTTCTCTTCAGAAGTTAGCTCATTCTTTGCTGCAATATCACGGGCTTGAGCCTTAAGAGCTTCCTTCTCTTTATCGCTCATTTCACTTGCCTCACTTTGACTCAGTGTGTGATACGCTTCAGCAAAAGACTCACCGGCAGTATCATGAACCTGTCGAGCTCCAGTGACCATATCAGCCGCTTTCCTCCGCAGGTTCTGGAACTTTTCGTGAAGAGCTTCGCGCTCTGACCCTTCTATTCTATCTGATCTGGTCGGCCACTCGCCGCGATCCTGAAGCTCCAGCTGAACGAGTCGCATCTCAGCGCGTATCTCTCGTACATCCTTTCGACGCCACGCACCGATACCAAGAACGTCGTGCACGGTTCGTTGAGCTTCCTGCTGTGCTTTGTATTTCTTAGAGAAGAGAGCGAAGACCGGAAGCATGAACCCGACACCGCTAAGAAATTCCATTGGCTTCTGCGCATCATCCAGAAGCTTGTGTCGTTTCAAGAGCTCCTTAACCTGCATCTCCTTGCGTGCGACCGTCGCGATAGATTCAGTATATCGCTGAGTGATACCCTCAAGTTTTTGAGCACGTTCCGGATTACTCTCGGCGAGTGCTCTCAAATACTCTTTTCCTTTTTCCAGCTGTTCTGGAGAAATTCCGACCTGCTCACCAAGCTCATCGAACATCTGTTCCAAACTCACCGGCACGGATTCAGCCCTACTCTCCCCGTTACCCGGAGTACCTTCTACACCAGATTCTCCATCCGGAGCACCTTCTTTCGAAGACTCCTTCAAACCGCCAGCCTCACGGCCCATCATATTATCCTCCTCGAAGAGCGCGTTGTAGTCGGTTTTCTTTTGAGGTTCTCGTGGCAACTCCTTCTCCTTGTCTTTGTCCGGCTCGGCTTTCTCTTCCGCCCCCCTTTCTATTTTCTCGCGCATCTGCTTTTCGAGGGCTATTACGTTTTTCACGCACTTTTGTATCTCAGCAGGAACATCTTTTGTGAGTCTGTTTTCGTCTCGCCGACTTAACGCAGCATACACCGAGCTGAACACACGTCGTTTGTTCAATGAGTGCGGAAACTGATCCGCGTCGATCCGCAACACCGCGTCGATCACATCTTCTCGAGTGGGATTCACCATGTTTTCAAACGCTTCAGGTCCATACCCTTTGCGCTCCCCTTCGGCTGACTGTTCTGTTGGCCCTTTCTTTTCTTGTACTTTTTCCCCTTTCTCACTTGTTTCTTTATCTCCACGCTGTTCCCACTCGTCCCATCTCATCATCTGTCCTTGTTCACTAAAACGATTCGGCCAGACGATCTTACCGCGCCCTCCGGAAGAAGGCTGATCCAGCTTAATCTCGGCAGCTTCATCAGTATCTGGCTGTGTCGACTCTTGATGCCCCGTTCCTCCCTCGACATCTCCTGTTTCAACCTCAAGATCAGCAACGGTCTGCGCTTTGTTTTTATCAATAACTTCCTGCACTTTTTGTCGAAGCGCGCCAAGCGGCGGCGTCCTACGTACCACCTCATTACCAAGATCCTCTCTCACCGCAGACCATATAACGTCAGGCGATACCTGTACATCCTCGGGATCGGTTTCTATGGTTGTAACGTACTCTCTTGCTATCGGACCTACCTCATAAATAGTATCTTTGATCTTTTGTGGGGACGGATATTTCATCCTATCAAATTCATAGAACGGTCCGTCTTTCATCCATGGTTTCTCTTGCACGCCGCGCGGCCCACCCTTCTTTGAGGGCGGAGTAGTATCAATAACAACATCCTCATGCTCACCATCCGGCAACCTGACCTGCGAACGTCGCTTCACATATATCGTTGACCTTCGGGCATTATAAAGCACAGTGAGTAAGGCACCCGCCTCAACGGTCACATGAACATCTTCCAAATTTTCTACGATCCAGTGCTCTCCTGCGGGAACCGTTTCCCCATCAGGAATTTTAGTAAATTCTTGTTTCTCTAACAGGTCATCAGTCTTCTCTTCCTCTGGCTCTGGCCCTGTATTTTGATTTGTTTCATTACCCAAAGACCGCTCTCTGCCCTCACTCTTCGGTGGTTTCTGTAGGTTATGACGACGAACGGGCCGCACCAGCTCCCGTGCCTCTTTAGCGTCGGGTGATTCATGAAACGGCACGGCGCGAGTCCATGCATGTATACCACCATGCTTTTCTTTATTTTCTCCTCCTTCGTTTTCTTTCTCTTGTGCAAGCTTTTCTTTTAGTTGCTGTCGTTTATTTTCGATCGCCGTTCGCAATAGTGGATATAGCGACCCCGGTTGTGGATTCATCTCTTCAAGCTCGATATCCTTATCTAAATCAGAAATATTTTTTTCTACCTGTTCATCAATAAACTCATTCCACTTTTCTTTTTCATCATCATTAAAATCAGCAGCTTTATCTATTGCAGCATGGATGCTTTCTACAGTGGCTTCCTCCACATTCCACAACTGCTCCTGAAACCCGTCAGGGATTCGCTTCCTCCCCGACTCATGCTGAATAGCGAGTTTCTTTTCACGGTTGATGTTTACCGGTCGGCCTTCCGGTTTTTCTGGAGATGTCATACTACGGTAAGTATATCAAATGAAGGCCTATTATGATGAGGATAACTTATTCTGTTGTGTCAGGCACTCGGGTCAGCACCTCCGGACCGTTCTCAGTTATAGCAATAGTGTGTTCAAAATGAGCTGAAAGAGATCCGTCAGCAGTTCGTATAGTAAAGCCGTCGCTGTCGGTTGAGATATCATCCGTACCCATTGTGAGCATTGGCTCGATCGCGATCACGAGTCCCGCCTCAAGGCGCTCGCCGTGCCCCGGCGTACCGGTGTTTGGCACAAACGGCTCTTCATGCACCTCGTGGCCGACACCGTGGCCGGCCAGACCACGCGAGAGTGCGTAGCCATGGGGGCGCACGAATGTCTCGATCGCGCTACCGATATCACCGGTTGTTGCGCCTTGCTCCGCCGCCTGAATACCATGCTCCAGTGATTCCCGCGTCACCCGCAAAAGATCTTCGGCACTCGGGTCGATCTTTCCCACACCCAACGTTACTGCTGAGTCGGTGATCAGATCATTATATACCAGCCCCATATCAATAGTTACAATATCTCCTTCTTGAAGAGTGTAATCCCTCTCATTGGGTATGCCGTGAACGATCACGTCGTTGACGGATACACACAACGCGGCCGGATACGGACGAGGGGCACCCGAAGGTTGGTACTTGAAAAACGCCGGCGTACCGCCATGCTTTTCGGCGAGAACATGAGCATGCTCATTAATGGACGACGTAGTTACTCCCGGCCCTATTTCTTCGGCGAGCGTCGATAAAATTTGAGCGAGCCGCCCTCCTCCTTCGCGCAGTTCTTTGATCTCGGCAGGTGTTTTTAGTTGAATCATGATCTATGTATTATACGTCTTTGCTGTCACAATCCGAATACTCCCTACAATCTAGCACAGACAGCCACGTCCAAAAAGAAAAAGTCAATAAAATATTAGAGTTATATTAGAGTTAACTCTAATATAACTCTAATATTTTATTTTACACACGTCCATCGTTTCGAATCACCGTGCCGACGAAATTGTTACCTTCGAAGTAATCACGTACATTCTCGATCCGACCGTTTAAAATGCCTACTTCAAGGTCAAATTCTTCTGCTGCTTTTGCGGCAATGGGGTCAAACGGCGCGCTGAGACCGGGGTCCCACGTAGTCGGCAAAAGGGTGCGGAACCGGGCCCAGTCTGTCTTCTCTATCTTTACCGCATCAGCATGCTCATTTGGATCCTTATCATATACATACTCAACATTTGAAAGGTTCAATACTCTTCTGGCGCCGAACTTCTTAGCGAACTGGACTGCAACATAGTCCGTACTCCAGCCCGGCTTCCAGCCGGCACCGATCGTGATCGGTTCATTCGGCCGTACAATCTCCTTTTCCGGATCGAACAGTATATCCGAGTGTGCCCGGTCACCAAACGCCATTTTGAGGAACTGCGCATTGAGACGTGTAGCGTGAATACCTATCCAGTCCAATTCTGTATTTTCTACACTCCGAATGTGGGACAAAGCCTCTTGATACCGTCGCGCAACCTTTCCCCCACCGGTGATAATAAAAAATCGTTTACCCTGATCAGTAAACGATGAAACGAGATCTACAAATTGCCTCACAAAATCTGAATCGACAGTGTCAGGAGCAATGAGTGATCCTCCGAGTGAAATGACAATTGTTTCAGATTCTGATGACATACTTAGACAAGCGCTAGTGATCCCATTAACTCCTGGTGAACCTCCTCTACTGATTGTTCACCGTTGATCTCATGGAACTGATAATAGTCATCTTCCCGATAAATATCAATGGCCGGCTTAACTTCGCTTTCGTACCAGCTCAAACGATTAGAGATGCCCTCTTCGGTGTCGTCAGTGCGCGCCCGCTCCAGAAGCCGTCGCTTTGCTTCTTCGACACTTACATCGATAAGAATAATTTGAGGTTTTTTCCTCTTATAAAACTTCATGGCTGAATCAAGTGCCTGAGCCTCAGTTATTGTTCGTGGTGTTCCATCGATTATCAAATGCTCTTCGCCAGTGAAATTCTTTACCAACTCCTCTGCCCAAAGCCAAATAGCTAGAAATGGAGGTTGGAGTCCGCCTACGCTGTTTATCTCGGTCGAGATTTGAGCAGCCAAGGTATCTGCCTGGTTTTTCATGTACGCTCGGAAGTGGTCGCCGGTATAAAAGTGAAACTGCTTTCGATCGTCTGCCTTTGAAAGAGCTTCTCTGAGCAACTCTACCTGTGTTCCTTTACCGCTTCCGGACGGGCCGGCAAAAATAAACGTTTGTGGGTCCATGCTTACTATATTTTATTAGTAAAACTCAACGTAGAAACAGCGCCCGAGAGGCGCTGTTTACTAATACTGTCTAATACTTACTTGGGCATCCATTCTCTTCACCATATCAACGACAACCGACACGACAATAAGCAGTGCCGTACCACCGATCGCAAACATAGGGTTGCCGGTTGCAGACTGCAGTGCCAGTGGCAATACCGCAACAACACCCAAAAACATTGCACTCACCAGCGTCAGTCGTGTCACAATAGACCCGACATACTGGGCGGTTGCCTGTCCGGGTCGAATGCCCGGCACAAACGCTCCTGATTTCTGAAGATTAGTCGCAATCTTATCAGGATCGAAAGTTATAGCAGTGTAGAAGTACGTAAAACCGATCACCAAAAGGAAATAGAACGCCGCGTACAACCAACCGATCTCCATAAGCTCAAGACCTTGCTGGGCAATATTAGCGATAAATAGATTATTCACTCCGGCCAAAAAGTTGAAGATCATCTGCGGGAACAACAGGATAGAAAGCGCAAAGATGATCGGGATCACTCCGGCCTGATTTAACCGAAGCGGTAGATATGTTGAAACACCGCCGTATGTTTTCATGCCGCGCACCTGCTTCGCGTACGTGATCGGCACCGGCCGCTCGGCTTCGGTTACGATCACTACCGCTAATATGACCGCGAACGCGGCAATAGCGAAGCCAATGTACATCGGCAACTGAGTGGTATCAAACGTTTGGTACAGATCGCCAACAGCACCCGGAAGGGCGGCGATAATACCGGCGAAGATCAGAAGAGATACACCGTTACCAACTCCGTACTCAGTGATCAACTCACCCAGCCACATCAGCAATAGCGATCCAGCGGTAATAACGATCACGTTTGTGACCGTGTCAAACGTGCCGAGACCTTGAACAACTCCTTGGTTTGAAAGGAGTGTTAAAAATCCAAAAGACTGAATGAACGCCAGCGGCACAGTCAGTGTTCGTGTGTATTGACCAAACTTGCGTCTTCCGGCGTCACCTTCTTCGTGATACAGCTGCTTTACCTTGGGCGACATCACGGTCATCAACTGCATGATGATAGATGCAGTAATGTATGGACCAAGTCCAAGCATTACAATAGAGAGGTTCGCCAGTCCACCTCCTGAAAATATATTGAGAAGTCCGAGGAATTGGTTATTGGAGAAAAGATTCTCTAACTGCCTAGCGTCAATACCCGGGATCGGGATAGTAGCCAATATTCGAAATAAAATAAGAATACCGAGCGTAAAGAGAACTTTGCCGCGCAGAGTTGTGTCTTCAAAGATGAGACGGATTTTTGTAAAAAAGGTTTGCATAGCTTACGTAATATAGTCTCTTTCCTCCATCCTCCAGAGCCATAGGAAAGTGTTCTTAAAGTGGTTGGGGGAGGGTCTGGGCTTTAAGAACACTTTCCCTATTGCGACTTCTACTCTACTGTACCACCCGCTGCCTCGATCTTCTCGCGAGCTGTCGCCGAGACAACACAGCCGGTGATCACCAATTTCTTCTTCAGATCACCGCGTCCGAGCACCTTCACTATCGGAACCTTTTTCCTAACCGGGGCAACTAACTTCATCTCC is a window from the Candidatus Paceibacterota bacterium genome containing:
- the map gene encoding type I methionyl aminopeptidase — its product is MIQLKTPAEIKELREGGGRLAQILSTLAEEIGPGVTTSSINEHAHVLAEKHGGTPAFFKYQPSGAPRPYPAALCVSVNDVIVHGIPNERDYTLQEGDIVTIDMGLVYNDLITDSAVTLGVGKIDPSAEDLLRVTRESLEHGIQAAEQGATTGDIGSAIETFVRPHGYALSRGLAGHGVGHEVHEEPFVPNTGTPGHGERLEAGLVIAIEPMLTMGTDDISTDSDGFTIRTADGSLSAHFEHTIAITENGPEVLTRVPDTTE
- the pyrH gene encoding UMP kinase yields the protein MSSESETIVISLGGSLIAPDTVDSDFVRQFVDLVSSFTDQGKRFFIITGGGKVARRYQEALSHIRSVENTELDWIGIHATRLNAQFLKMAFGDRAHSDILFDPEKEIVRPNEPITIGAGWKPGWSTDYVAVQFAKKFGARRVLNLSNVEYVYDKDPNEHADAVKIEKTDWARFRTLLPTTWDPGLSAPFDPIAAKAAEEFDLEVGILNGRIENVRDYFEGNNFVGTVIRNDGRV
- a CDS encoding nucleoside monophosphate kinase, encoding MDPQTFIFAGPSGSGKGTQVELLREALSKADDRKQFHFYTGDHFRAYMKNQADTLAAQISTEINSVGGLQPPFLAIWLWAEELVKNFTGEEHLIIDGTPRTITEAQALDSAMKFYKRKKPQIILIDVSVEEAKRRLLERARTDDTEEGISNRLSWYESEVKPAIDIYREDDYYQFHEINGEQSVEEVHQELMGSLALV
- the secY gene encoding preprotein translocase subunit SecY, which produces MQTFFTKIRLIFEDTTLRGKVLFTLGILILFRILATIPIPGIDARQLENLFSNNQFLGLLNIFSGGGLANLSIVMLGLGPYITASIIMQLMTVMSPKVKQLYHEEGDAGRRKFGQYTRTLTVPLAFIQSFGFLTLLSNQGVVQGLGTFDTVTNVIVITAGSLLLMWLGELITEYGVGNGVSLLIFAGIIAALPGAVGDLYQTFDTTQLPMYIGFAIAAFAVILAVVIVTEAERPVPITYAKQVRGMKTYGGVSTYLPLRLNQAGVIPIIFALSILLFPQMIFNFLAGVNNLFIANIAQQGLELMEIGWLYAAFYFLLVIGFTYFYTAITFDPDKIATNLQKSGAFVPGIRPGQATAQYVGSIVTRLTLVSAMFLGVVAVLPLALQSATGNPMFAIGGTALLIVVSVVVDMVKRMDAQVSIRQY